In one Saimiri boliviensis isolate mSaiBol1 chromosome 3, mSaiBol1.pri, whole genome shotgun sequence genomic region, the following are encoded:
- the TLR6 gene encoding toll-like receptor 6 → MTKDNEPIVKSSRFVCLMIIIIQFSDENEFAVDKSKRGLTHVPKDLPLKTRVLDMSQNYISELQVSDMSFLSELKVLRLSHNRIQLLDLSVFKFNQDLEYLDLSHNQLQKISCHPIVSFRHLDLSFNDFKALPICKEFGNLSQLNFLGLSAMKLQRLDLLPVAHLHLSYILLDLRNYYVKENETESLKILNAKTLHLVFHPNSLFSIQVSISANTLGCLQLTNIKLNDDNCQVFINFLSELTRGPNLLNFTLNHMETTWKCLVRVFQYLWPKPVEYLSIYNLTIIESIHKEYFTYSETTLKALKIEHITNQVFLYSQTALYTVFSEMNIMMLTISDTPFIHMLCPHAPSTFKFLNFTQNVFTDSIFEKCSTLVKLETLILQKNGLKDLFKVGLMTKDMPSLEILDVSWNSLESGRHEENCTWVASIVVLNLSSNILTDSVFRCLPPRIKVLDLHSNKIKSIPKQVVKLEALQELNVAFNSLTNLPGCGSFSSLSVLIIDHNSVSHPSADFFQSCQKMKSINAGNNPFHCTCDLREFVKNIGQVSSEVIEGWPDSYKCDYPDSYRGIPLKDFHMSELSCNVTLLIITIGATMLVLAVTMTSLCIYLDLPWYLRMVCQWTQTRRRARNVPLEELQRNLQFHAFISYSGHDSIWVKNELVPCLEKEGLQICLHERNFVPGKSIVENIINCIEKSYKSIFVLSPNFVQSEWCHYELYFAHHNLFHEGSNNLILILLEPIPQNSIPNKYHKLRALMTQRTYLEWPKEKSKRGLFWANIRAAFHIKLTLVTENNR, encoded by the coding sequence ATGACCAAAGACAACGAACCTATTGTGAAAAGCTCCCGTTTTGTTTGCCTTATGATCATAATTATCCAGTTTTCCGACGAAAATGAATTTGCAGTAGACAAGTCAAAAAGAGGCCTTACTCATGTTCCAAAAGACCTACCACTGAAAACCAGAGTCTTAGACATGTCTCAGAACTACATATCTGAGCTTCAGGTTTCTGACATGAGCTTTCTGTCAGAGTTGAAAGTTTTGAGACTTTCCCATAACAGAATCCAGCTACTTGATTTAAGTGTCTTCAAGTTCAATCAGGATTTGGAATACTTGGATTTGTCTCATAATCAGTTGCAAAAGATCTCTTGCCATCCTATTGTGAGTTTCAGGCATTTAGATCTCTCATTCAATGACTTCAAGGCCCTGCCCATCTGTAAGGAATTTGGCAACTTGTCGCAACTGAATTTCTTGGGATTGAGTGCTATGAAGTTACAAAGATTAGATTTGCTGCCAGTTGCTCACTTGCATCTAAGTTATATTCTTCTGgatttaagaaattattatgtgaaagaaaatgagacagaaagtctAAAAATTCTGAATGCAAAAACACTTCACCTTGTTTTTCACCCAAATAGTTTATTCTCTATCCAAGTGAGCATATCAGCTAATACTCTAGGGTGCCTACAACTGACTAATATTAAATTGAATGATGACAACTGTCaagttttcattaattttttatcaGAACTCACCAGAGGTCCAAACTTACTGAATTTTACCCTCAACCACATGGAAACAACTTGGAAATGCCTGGTTAGAGTCTTTCAATACCTTTGGCCCAAACCTGTGGAATACCTCAGTATTTACAATTTAACAATAATTGAAAGCATTCACaaagaatattttacttattctgAAACGACATTGAAAGCACTGAAAATAGAACATATCACAAACCaagtttttctttattcacaGACAGCGTTGTACACAGTGTTTTCCGAGATGAACATTATGATGTTAACCATTTCGGATACACCATTTATACACATGCTGTGTCCTCATGCACCAAGCACATTCAAGTTTTTGAACTTTACTCAGAATGTTTTCACAgatagtatttttgaaaaatgttccacGTTAGTTAAATTGGAGACACTTATCTTACAAAAGAATGGATTAAAAGACCTTTTCAAAGTAGGTCTCATGACTAAGGATATGCCATCTTTGGAAATATTGGATGTTAGCTGGAATTCTTTGGAATCTGGTAGACATGAGGAAAACTGCACTTGGGTTGCAAGTATAGTGGTGTTAAATTTGTCTTCAAATATACTTACTGACTCTGTTTTCAGATGTTtacctcccaggatcaaggtACTTGATCTTCACAGCAATAAAATAAAGAGCATTCCTAAACAAGTCGTAAAACTGGAAGCTTTGCAGGAACTCAATGTTGCTTTCAATTCTTTAACCAACCTTCCTGGATGTGGCAGCTTTAGCAGCCTTTCTGTATTGATCATTGATCACAATTCAGTTTCCCACCCATCAGCTGATTTCTTCCAGAGCTGCCAGAAGATGAAGTCAATAAATGCAGGGAACAATCCATTCCACTGTACCTGTGATCTAAGAGAATTTGTCAAAAATATAGGCCAGGTATCAAGTGAAGTGATAGAGGGCTGGCCTGATTCTTATAAGTGTGACTACCCAGATAGTTATAGAGGAATTCCACTGAAGGACTTTCACATGTCTGAATTATCCTGCAACGTAACTCTGCTGATTATCACCATTGGGGCCACCATGCTGGTGCTGGCTGTGACTATGACCTCCCTCTGCATCTACTTGGATCTGCCCTGGTATCTCAGGATGGTGTGCCAGTGGACCCAGACCCGGCGCAGGGCCAGGAACGTACCCTTAGAAGAACTCCAAAGAAATCTCCAGTTTCATGCTTTTATTTCATATAGTGGGCACGATTCTATCTGGGTGAAAAATGAATTGGTACCTTGCCTAGAGAAAGAAGGTCTACAGATTTGTCTCCATGAGAGAAACTTTGTTCCTGGCAAGAGCATTGTGGAAAACATCATCAACTGCATTGAGAAGAGTTACAAGTCCATCTTTGTCTTGTCGCCCAACTTTGTCCAGAGCGAGTGGTGTCATTATGAACTCTATTTTGCCCATCACAATCTCTTCCATGAAGGATCTAATAACTTAATCCTCATCTTATTGGAACCCATTCCACAGAACAGCATTCCCAACAAGTACCACAAGCTGAGGGCTCTCATGACACAGCGGACTTATTTGGAATGGCCCAAGGAGAAAAGTAAACGTGGGCTTTTTTGGGCTAACATTAGAGCCGCttttcacataaaattaacaCTAGTCACTGAAAACAATAGgtga